In Thermodesulfobacteriota bacterium, the sequence AAATCCAGCATCAAATTATCTTGAATGCCGAGATGGCTGAACTCACTTTCATCTCCTTGTATAAAGTCCTCGAGTTCATTTACCGTTGAATTTGAATTTTCATACTCTATGTATTTTGTCTCCATGCTTTTTCCCTTTTTTTAGATTGGATTTGAAAGAAGGTGTTGAATAAAGTTCAAATCTTATACGAGTTGATATAATAATCATGAAATATGAAAAAAGGCTCATTATTCTCGACGGTGGCGTCGAAAATGAATCTCTTTAACCTCGCTAAGTTATTTTCTATTTTTAAATCGGCAATATAATGCATCGATATTAACGCACTATCTTTTAAAATCTTTCTTGCTCAGGGGGATATATATACCTCTTCCTTATATATATACTCCAAGCATAATCTAATATATGATAATCGAAAATGTTTGTCAAGTGGTTTTCTTCGCATATGCAAAATAACTTTCCCCCTGTTTTGGTGTAAAATCAGCATGAATAATGGACTTATTACGCATTAGCTAACAGCATGTTGAAAATCGATTGTATAATTCTGAAGGGTACTTAACACTGCATAAAGCTCATTAAACTCTACTCAATCTCCTTTACAATGACTTCTATACCTTCTTTTTGTTGAAGGGTAGCGGCAAAATTCTTTGCCTCCTCTTCGGTCTTAAATTTCCCCATTCTTAAGAGATTCCAGCTTTCTCCTTTTGAATTTATGGTGGAGATTGTGTAGACATCGTACCCCTTTCTTTTCAGCTCATTAGCACCCATCTCCGCTCTTTCCATGGTCTTGAAAGCGGCGATTTGGAGGGTGTATTCTCCTTTGCCTGCCTCTAGCTTATTCTTATCTAAATTTCTATCCTGTTGTGGCTCGGATTCGGCCAAGTGCTCTGTCTCCGGGTTATTCGGCTTGCTTTCTATGGGGGTGGTGGTTGTCGATGCCGCACTGATTGTTAAGTCATGCTGGCCGGGGTCAGTTTTTTGTCTTTCGCTGGGTGAGCCATACTCTCCTTCGGAATTCTCCTCGGAATAAACCTTATCACTCTGAATTTCTGCGGATCCGTCTAAATACCGTGCCTCTTCCTTACCGGCCGGTCTGATTTTGTCCGTGTCAGCGTCTTTTAACTTCATCCCACTATATATGCCAAGGGCAAACCCTAGGACGAAAACCATGAAAAGCTTGAGATTACTCCTATTATCACCCCTTCTTGAGTCTGCTAATATTAGTTTAGGTCTTAGCTCTTTCACCCAAGATCACCATCCATTATGTTGGTATCAAAGCAGGGATTCTAACACTATTTACTCGGACTACCTGGTCCTGTGTCTATTTATTTGGCTGGGCATCACTTGAGCAACCATTGTCTTCTTTCTCAAAAATGTCAATGCATGTAGCTTTGCTGGCTAAACTCGGCAATTTGAATCCTTTGTAGACTTCCCAGATCTTTCCTTACATTCTTGCTTATTTTCTCTTTCTTACGTTAACATATCCAAATTTAAGGTCAACGTTGTTTAATCTGGTGGAATTAATACTTTCTCATGCCCGGGCCGGTATGTGGGGCTTGAAGGCTTTGAGTATTCAGAACCGGGGTTAAACAGGGCCTTTTCCACATACTCTTCTGGCAGTTTTAATCCTTCGATGAAATTATCTTAAAACTAAACCAGATAGTGGCTATTTTGTCTGATGTCAGGACTAATTTATCGACGGCAAAAGCTAGTGGATAACTATTTCATAATAAATAGGGACTGGCTGAAGTTAAGACATAAGTAATATGCATATCGGAGATGATTAACCCTTTTCCAGAAAAATTTCATTCTAAAGTCTGATTGTCTTCTTTCCAAAGATAGGTATCTAATTTGTTTAGGTGTTGAGAATGGGATATAACGGACTGGACAAGCTGATTTCAAAATCATTAAACCTTGGAGAGGGTTGCGTTTTTATACTTAAACCGAGGAAGTATGATAACTTACTCGAATTTTCCTACCCGGATGAGCTCAAGGGTTTTACTGTTCCAGTTATGAGCCAAAGCGTGGCTGGTAAAGCGGTGATACACAGGAGCCCGATTATACTCAATAACTTCCAGGGCGAGACGGATGTTATCTATTTAAACTGTCTAACCATGAACAGTACCAAAAATTCGATCAGAAAGATGATTGCCTATCCTGTTTGCTCTTCCGGTGAGCTTACCGAGGTCATTTTGATAGTGAGAAAGGAGTATGACGGTTCTGATCTACCTAATTTTCTGGGGGAAGATTTGCAAAAGATAAAATCGGCTGTTGATAAAATTTTATCCATCCGCGCAGACAAGCCGGATTTATCCCTCGCCGCTAGCTAACATTCTGTCCCTCTCAGAAATCAAGCTAATTGTACTGGACATTATGAGAACGGAGGTTTGAAGCACTTCTTGGTGCCGAAGGGGGGATTTGAACCCCCACGGGCTTGCACCCACTGGATCCTGAATCCAGCGCGTCTACCAAATTCCGCCACTTCGGCCTGGGTAAAAAATATAACTAAAGTTCGACGGTAAGTACATCATAAGAGGTAATTTCTCCATATCTAGATGTTAACCTATTATCTATTCTTGGACATTTCCTCTGTTTTAAGCGGTATAGGATTAAGAATCCTCCGCGTACTTTAGTAACTGACAGCGAGGCTAGCTTAGTTCCCCTCTCTCGGAAATGAGCCGGTTTAGTATCTCCTTCTGGATATCCTCGATTTGAGATTTAACGCGAATGATTTCTTCCGTGGGTTTTCCTCTTTCCTTGCATTCCTCAAATACCGCATCAACCTTGGAGAGAATTTGTCTTAACTTGGTTTGTGCTTCTATGTTTGCCTTGATGAACATATCCTCGTCCTCCCACTGGCGTTTGGAATAAGATTCTAGCTCCTTTGCCTGGATAAGCAATTCTCTAAGCCGGTCTCTGTAGCCATGGAGTGATTGGTGAATCACCGCCTGTACCTCTACCCTTTCTCCTGGGTCTCGCCAAAGTATGTTTTCAAGGATATTTAGGTCACTTTCCTCGACGTCGGTTCTTCCGTCGAGATAAGCCTTAGTCTTGAGGAGTAAAACCGATTGCTTATATCGTCTATCCGACAACACTATCCCCTTTTTTTTCAGCTCCCCTCTAATTTGAGAGATTATTTTTACTATATGCGACGGAATGCGCACGTTTCTGGCCTGGGATTGGCCTTGTTTGATCTCTTCTAATTCGATTGTAGTCTTTTGGCTCATCGCCGCGTCTTCCTGAATCATCTTCAAGAATCGGAAATCCTCTTTTATGTAATCCAGGACGTATCTCAGTAAAAACCGGTCATATAGTGCTTCCAGTTCATCTTCTTCCGAGGGGAGCTCGTTGCTTGCACCAAATAATGTAATTAGGGGGATCTGGATAGCATCCTTTCCGTTGTGAAATATTCTCTCGTTCATGATTGTGAGGAGGCTGTTTAATATCGAGGAACTGGCCTTAAAGACCTCATCCAAAAAAGCGATGTGGGCCTCGGGCAGTTTGCCGGTTGTAACCCTCCTATATTCATCGTTCTCCAGGCCTTTGAGGCTGACCGCCCCGAAAATCTCTTCCGGGGTGGAAAACTTGGTAAGAAGCCACTGAAAATACCTCGCTCCTGCTATGCGATTGCAAGTTTCATGAGCGAGCAGGGATTTAGCCGTACCGGGCGGGCCTATAAGAAGTATGTGATTCCCGGAAACAAGCGCGCAAAAAATTCCGTCTATGACCTCTTCTCTCTCGAAGAACTGGGCCTTCAACTCTTCCTTGATTTTCTTTATTTTTTCTATCGTTCTTTCCATGAGATGATTTTAGTGCCGGATGATGCCTCGTCCTGGCTTTTTCTTATGACTGCTTTAATTACACTTATGGTCGGATTAATCTCTCCGAGCATCCCTATGGATGTCACGGAGAATACATCACTCTCCCCGGAGTTCAAAACCACGCCGGTCAGGCCGGCGCTGATTCTAGATTCCGGGTCGATGCCCGAGGCTATTTCCCGGACACTCCTTTGTTTAATTATGGGCTCGTCGACCCTCTCTTCTATAACTGCTTCTGCGATCCTTTCTGCTATGTCATCCGAGACTTCGTTCGATGAGCCGCTTCCCTGCCTTCGAACAGCCGATACCCCTGCGCCTTTTATTGCTGCCATCATCACGACTTTTGGCGCGGTGCTGAAGTTTACCCTCTTATCTTTAGGATACACGGTAACATAGTCTTTTATCATGTTGAAGAACTCGTCATCCATGCCATCAATCAGGCGCACTTCCTCGAGACTATCCAGTGGGCCATTCTTTATGACGTACGGGTTTTCCAGGCTTTCGTAGAATCCGGCGTCGGCGCCGGTCTGGTCCTGGTCGTTTTGGTTCTCTGAGCCCTCTATTGGACGATCGAGCCAATTAATCAAGCTGGCTATAAAGCGACCCGACTTGCGGCTGTCCACTCCGAGGAGTCGAAAAAGTTCATTAAGCTCCGTAAGCACCTGCTGGTCAACCTGGTTGGTAGTTTGACTCACCAGTGCGTTGAGGTTTATTTTGGAGCGTTCGTCGATCACCGTAATAGACACCGTTCCGTTTCCTACCGGAAAGGAAGGAACATTGACAGCCCAATACCCTTCGGAGTAGCCGGTTTGGTCCCCGAATAATCCGGTGATTTCTTTTATTTCTTCGAGCGGCCGGTTGTTTATGGTTCCGGCAACCACCTGAACCCCCGATTTTGCTATGTAGCGTGCGATTATCTCGTCCCTGGTATTTGCGGAAATTTCATTGTCAACCTGAGTAAAGTATATAAGGTCGACCACCAAAGTTGTGAGTATAGCAATGGCTATTAGTACCACAACCAGCACAACTCCTGCCTCTGATTTTCCTTGGTCTGTATTCATAACAGTCTTCTTAACTTCGGCTTGGTCGTTAGATGTCCTTTCTAATTAGCAGTAGGAATGGGTATCAAAGAGCTGAAGATGAAATCTTCTCCCGTTGCACTTCTCAAAATCAAACTCACCTCCAGCGCCTTGGGAAGAGAACCGGTCTGCTTTGAGTCCCATACCTCGATCAGGCCTTCTGCATTGTCCGACACATAGGCCAGGTTAAAAGCCACTACGCGTTCCGAGATGGGGTATTGGGTCCCGCCGGACTCGGACCCGATTTGGGGATTTTCTCTCCTCATAAGAAGATATAGGTCACTTTCCGGTATAGGCTGTAGATGGTAACCGATCTCAGCTTGATCTGAGCTCTTTGTATTGATCCCCGCCTCTCGGGAGAGGGAGACAAAATGTATGTGGCTTCGGCCGTCCTCTTTTCTGCCGATAAAAGACGGGTATGTAGTCTTACCCGATTCCGAGTATACTTTGCCTCTAAGGTATGCTCCATGTAAGTCTTTAGTCATTCTGGAAAAAATAACGCTGGCCTCATGATAGAGTTCCATAGCGTTCTCTGCACTGTCCTTTGCTTTTATAATCTGAAAAAAAGAGCCGTAGAGAACCGTTAGCACAATTGCTCCTATGACGATGGCTAACAATACCTCCAGTAGTGTAAATCCTTCATTCCAGGTCGGCGACCGCCAGCGTGACCTCAAAATCTTCTTCTCCTTCGTCCCAAGTGATGAGTAAACGAATCACCCTTATCTCCGTGCCCAACTGGGAAATCTCGAATGGTCTTACCGAGAGAAACCAATTGAACCCGGGTGCTTCCTCAAATTCTCCCTGCTGCTCTCTTATTTCCGGGAATCCTTCAAGCTCAACCTCCGTTATCTTTTTTTGGGCTAATATCCCGGCTATAGTCAGGTTTTTTGATTTAGAGGCTAAAATTAGATTTCTATTCACCGCGGATAAGAGTACGGCTAGGGCTGTCCCCAGTATCACTACGGCAACCAGAACCTCTAGCAGCGTAAACCCAAGCTTCTGAGATTTTTGGTGTGCCTTATTTGGTCCTGGTAACAAGCCCTTTAATCTCCGGTTTGGTCTATCTACTGTGAAGAAGGTCGACATACTCGTCGATTACGATTGTCCCCCCGGTGTAGGGTTTGGTAGCTATCGTATAATTAGCACCGCTTTCCGCTTCAAGGTGTATGACCGCCGGTTCCACAAAACCAGTTGGCATGAACAGTATAAAAAGATCACCCATCTCCAGGGTTTTTCCGGCGTTTCTCTGGGTAGTAATATCTTTAAAATATACCCCTTCCGGAAGTTTCTTTCTCCCAAAAATGGGGTCGTTGGGAATCACGAACTCGTTTCCATCCTGAACTTCCACCCAGTATTCACCGTTGCCGACGTCAAACTCTAATTTATATAGTCGTTTCTTGAATGCGGCTTCATTGTATAGGAGCCTTATTAAACTGCTTAGCCTTCTGGAAGCGCTCTTGATATTAACATCCGCTATGTCTTTAAACTTAGGTATAGCTACTAAAAAAAAGGCACCGAGTAGGAATATTACTACGGCTAACTCTATGAGTGTGAAACCTCGTTTATCGCTCATTGGATATTACGGCTGGTGATGTCGTCATCACTCGGGTATAAGCCATCCGGCCCCGGTGATATTATTTCATAAGAGCCATCCTGAGTTTGGTCTGGTCCTATGTATATAA encodes:
- a CDS encoding SPOR domain-containing protein, producing MKELRPKLILADSRRGDNRSNLKLFMVFVLGFALGIYSGMKLKDADTDKIRPAGKEEARYLDGSAEIQSDKVYSEENSEGEYGSPSERQKTDPGQHDLTISAASTTTTPIESKPNNPETEHLAESEPQQDRNLDKNKLEAGKGEYTLQIAAFKTMERAEMGANELKRKGYDVYTISTINSKGESWNLLRMGKFKTEEEAKNFAATLQQKEGIEVIVKEIE
- a CDS encoding AAA family ATPase, whose amino-acid sequence is MERTIEKIKKIKEELKAQFFEREEVIDGIFCALVSGNHILLIGPPGTAKSLLAHETCNRIAGARYFQWLLTKFSTPEEIFGAVSLKGLENDEYRRVTTGKLPEAHIAFLDEVFKASSSILNSLLTIMNERIFHNGKDAIQIPLITLFGASNELPSEEDELEALYDRFLLRYVLDYIKEDFRFLKMIQEDAAMSQKTTIELEEIKQGQSQARNVRIPSHIVKIISQIRGELKKKGIVLSDRRYKQSVLLLKTKAYLDGRTDVEESDLNILENILWRDPGERVEVQAVIHQSLHGYRDRLRELLIQAKELESYSKRQWEDEDMFIKANIEAQTKLRQILSKVDAVFEECKERGKPTEEIIRVKSQIEDIQKEILNRLISERGELS
- a CDS encoding general secretion pathway protein GspK, whose amino-acid sequence is MNTDQGKSEAGVVLVVVLIAIAILTTLVVDLIYFTQVDNEISANTRDEIIARYIAKSGVQVVAGTINNRPLEEIKEITGLFGDQTGYSEGYWAVNVPSFPVGNGTVSITVIDERSKINLNALVSQTTNQVDQQVLTELNELFRLLGVDSRKSGRFIASLINWLDRPIEGSENQNDQDQTGADAGFYESLENPYVIKNGPLDSLEEVRLIDGMDDEFFNMIKDYVTVYPKDKRVNFSTAPKVVMMAAIKGAGVSAVRRQGSGSSNEVSDDIAERIAEAVIEERVDEPIIKQRSVREIASGIDPESRISAGLTGVVLNSGESDVFSVTSIGMLGEINPTISVIKAVIRKSQDEASSGTKIISWKER
- a CDS encoding prepilin-type N-terminal cleavage/methylation domain-containing protein, producing MRSRWRSPTWNEGFTLLEVLLAIVIGAIVLTVLYGSFFQIIKAKDSAENAMELYHEASVIFSRMTKDLHGAYLRGKVYSESGKTTYPSFIGRKEDGRSHIHFVSLSREAGINTKSSDQAEIGYHLQPIPESDLYLLMRRENPQIGSESGGTQYPISERVVAFNLAYVSDNAEGLIEVWDSKQTGSLPKALEVSLILRSATGEDFIFSSLIPIPTAN
- a CDS encoding prepilin-type N-terminal cleavage/methylation domain-containing protein, whose product is MLPGPNKAHQKSQKLGFTLLEVLVAVVILGTALAVLLSAVNRNLILASKSKNLTIAGILAQKKITEVELEGFPEIREQQGEFEEAPGFNWFLSVRPFEISQLGTEIRVIRLLITWDEGEEDFEVTLAVADLE
- a CDS encoding prepilin-type N-terminal cleavage/methylation domain-containing protein, whose translation is MSDKRGFTLIELAVVIFLLGAFFLVAIPKFKDIADVNIKSASRRLSSLIRLLYNEAAFKKRLYKLEFDVGNGEYWVEVQDGNEFVIPNDPIFGRKKLPEGVYFKDITTQRNAGKTLEMGDLFILFMPTGFVEPAVIHLEAESGANYTIATKPYTGGTIVIDEYVDLLHSR